One region of Gammaproteobacteria bacterium genomic DNA includes:
- a CDS encoding YfhL family 4Fe-4S dicluster ferredoxin, giving the protein MALRITDHCINCDVCEPVCPNHAISAGEEYYVIAPRLCTECVGHHDKPQCVVVCPVECIIPDAGHPE; this is encoded by the coding sequence ATGGCGCTGCGCATCACCGATCACTGTATCAACTGCGACGTCTGCGAGCCGGTCTGCCCCAATCACGCCATCTCTGCGGGCGAGGAATATTACGTCATCGCCCCGCGGCTATGCACGGAATGCGTGGGCCACCACGACAAGCCGCAGTGCGTGGTGGTTTGTCCGGTGGAGTGCATCATTCCCGATGCCGGACATCCGGAA